AGCCTTTCTGATGTGGGTCTGCGGACCCAATTCCGTCCTCAAGCTTGCACAGTAGCCACCTGAGTCAACTCCTCAGTCCCTGCTTAACAAACATAGCTactttttattggggggggggatgctagtatacacacaaattcacacagaACTTTCGGGAGCCtattctctccttctgctatgGGGATTTGGGGGATCAAACTTAAGTCATCTCCCCTAGCAGTAGGTGCCCTTCCTtactgagttctctctccagcaCCTACTCTGAAAGTTTATTCTTGGTGTGTGTTTctcttatctctctgtctctctctttttgagatagagtctcactatatagaccaggctagtctctgCCTCATAGAGAACtgagtgcctctgcctcccgagtgctgagattaaacgtgagccaccaccaccaggctgtcTCCAGGTTTGTTTAACAGAACATGTGCTCACCCAAAACTGACCTGCAGGCCAGGCTTGGGGCAAGAATTCCAGCTGCCCAGGAGCTAAGACTGGGagataagttcaaggccagcctagttgaattcaaggtctgcctgggcgAGGTGACTGAGACCACtttcaaaaataagaattaaaaagagGATTCGGGCTGGGTGGTATCACtgaaacctggaactcactccctCAGACTCCTGTCTCGGGGTGCAGGTTCCTCTGGTAACCCAGGCATGTGAAAGAAACCCAACCAAACTACCTGAAACAATACTCAACATGTGCACGTGAACTTGTGCTTCAGGGACCCTGTGAGTCTCTgcaagacagagatgagagaatgCAGCAGGGACTGGTGTGCTACAAGAGACCCAAAGCCACCTGAGCTCCCTCTGCAGATCCTGCCCAGCTAAAAACTGGGTGTGGGAGCTAGAGAGGCAGCTCAGAGGTTGAGGCGCGCTTAGTGTACAAGAGTGGACAGCTgcagcgggggaggggggaaagggggaCCGGGAGTAGGAGCGGGAACATGCAGCAAGGGAAGCAAAGTGTCTGGAGATGAAGAGACAAGGGGGAAAGACACAGCAAAGTCGGATGTGGGGCTTTGCAGTTCTAGACTTCAAGAAGGCAGCTGGGTCATGGCAACAATGTCTCAACCTCCTCTGGGCCCCAGGTGGGAAATATACAAAGTAGATCTAGCACGCTGGGAAACGCAAGTCAGGGAATGTCTAAAGGTTGAGCCTTgcaagggtggtggtggtgggtggtggacACCTTAAATCTCAGCCCTCGGgggccaggacaggctccaaggttacagagaaaccctgtcttgaataaaaaaTGTTGAGGCAGAGTGATTTTGCTGGTCAGGCTCTGACAGGTCACTCTGCCTCTCCAGGACATAGTTTCCCACATGGGCCACCTCAAACTGTTGACAAAAGGCTTCAGATTCTCCCACACAAGTGAAAGAATTTACTCCTGCTCCAGGTCAGGCTAGGTAAGTCAGATTATCACCCATTCTGCCGCTTCTGAGCAAATGGCCTGGGGCGAGCTGTCCGACCTCTGAGCAGGGGCACTGCAGGCTAATGAATGCAGGTGGTGACACAGCTGCTGTGGAAACCAATAGGACACAGGGCCACAGAGAACAAAACCTACATCAACTGCACTCAACCCCTGCCACTCTGAGCGACCGCAGACGTTACTGAccccctctgagcctcagtttctctctccgTAGGGGGAGGCTAGTGATGCCTATCCCAGGGTCACTGAGGACCCAGAACTGTGAGAACACCTGCATAGGAAAGGCACTCAAAGGCATCCACCATTGGTATCACCCCTCCATCTGCACGAAGATCACACACGGCACCTCGGTGGTATATATTGAGTCTATACGTACATGACCAGCCACCACAAGACTTAATATGTAGTAGTGTGTGGCACCTCAATCGAGGCAGGCAGAGGGCAGCACAAGGCTGGGGCAGCTCCCCTAGAGAGACAGCGTCATGCACCTGTGGGAAACAACACTAGCCAAACAGGCCCCAcagctcctctccctccctcaggcCTCCTCAACTGGGTCCTCAGGAATGGCAGGCTCTGGATGCAAAATGCTTCCCCAGTTGATAAGACTGCCTAGACCCAAAAGCGGGTTCAGGTTGGGCCTGGTAGCTCAGGTCTGTAAATCCAGCTACTCAGgatattgaggcaggaggatcaaaagagCCAAGttcggtctacagagcaagttccaagtcagcctgaaCAATTGTCAAGACCCTGGCcagacacatctgtaatcccagcgctcaggaggcagacaggaggaacatctgccagcctggtctacatagtgatttccaggacagccaggcctatgaagagagaccttgtctcaaaaaaattaaattaaattaaaaaattaaaaaatgagaggGTTAGAGTGCAGATCACTAGTAGAGCCTGTCTAGCATGtgggagaccctgggttcaaccGCCAGAGAAAAGAAGTGTGCTCAGCAACAACATCATTAAGGAGCGTGGCCAGCACTACAAACCTAGGGAACTGATGGTCACAATAGCATCTCAGCACCTAGGGGACGTTGTGTGAGAACTTTTCCACTGTTGTTTCCTACATCATGGAGTGAGCCGGGAATCCACTCAGGGGCAGCAATCCAAAGCCCAGGTGACCACAGGCACATTTGGGTCAATGTGTTTAACACTTAACCAAGACTCTGAACTAGGAGCTAGCATTTAAAAATCTTAGTTTTAAATGAAACGCTTGGGTGGGATGGTGCATGACTGTAACCAGAACATTCAAAAGGTAAAAGCAGGAtggtgagtttaaggtcagccaaGTGTAGTGGCGCATGtctgcttttaattccagcacttaagaggcagaagcaagtggatctctgagagtttaaggccagcctaatctatatagtgagttcgaggctaaccaggattacatagtgagtgagcccttgtctcaaaagaaaaaaagttgctAGGAGTGATTCTACACAAGAATGCTCACCATGTGTGAACCAGCAAGGCAGGAGCAGAACAATACAAAAAAGCAAATGGAGCAGGGAGAAAAGACACAACATTCAGAAGGCAGCATTTTAATTAGACCTGAAAGATCCCCAAAAGCCAAGGCCAGgcaggaaaagggaagaaggaaggaaaggaggaaagggcaAACGGAGGGGCCATGCAACCACCACCCATGAAGTGGGAACACTGCACAGACAAGTTCTGGGTTTCCATATCTAGCCCCTCGGCATTATTTTGCTGTAACtgtttcagagacagggtctcactctgtcaTCCAGGAaatccttgaactcatagcaatccttctgcctaaGTGCCTGAGTGTGAGCCACCCCAGCTGGTAAtccaacttttgtttgtttttaaggcaaggtttttctgtgtagcctcggctgtcctggaactctctctgtagaccaggctggcctggaactcacagagatctgcctgcctcagcctcccaagcgctgCGCCACCAcagcgccaccaccgccaagctGCCCCCCAACCTTTAAACACAAGAGAGTCAACAAACCTCTAAAGATCAAGCCTGAACCCACCAGCAGCCAGAGACTTGAAGGAAAGGACATTAAAGCTAAGGGGTTACTCAGCAAACCTCCAGCCAGTGACAGTGTACAGTGCTCAATGCTCGGCACTGGGCCTGCCATCTCTCCACCAGGATACAACTGGTAGTCTCCCGCATGCTcctttatagatgaggaaaccgagACCTGGGGCAAGCTGACGACAGGTTCCCGGACACACAGCAGCAGTGGTGCAGCCAGGTCCCTGCAGGGTGTCAGGTTACAGTTCCCTACTGTTCTCTGGCTATGGAGAAAGGTCTAGCCCACTTCAAAGGGCCGCCCTCGGTGGAGCAAAGTTCTGAAGTGTCAGGCCCACTCATCACTGCTGGCCGGGGAGACCGATGATGTCCAGGCACAGAATGGAGGACAGGAAACGGAAGCAATCCCGACATTGATCGAGTTGAGTTAAGGTTCTTCTCTAATCCTACACCTACACTGCTCACAGTCTGCAAGCCCCGCAAGCAGCCAGGCAAATACCTGTCTCCAggtaagagggaaggagggaaggggcgGAGCCAGgttagagaaggaaaggaagcctGTGGAGGCTCCACTTCCAtctccaggctgagcaagcctgcAATTCCATGTTCATTCACCAAGGGAAAGCAGAGGGCCTGAGAACCCAACGACAGCAAAAAGATTACCCCAGCCAGCAAGCAGGGTGACCACGcaaaaggaagcaggaaagccaAGTGCTGTTCAAACACTGGGGAGGAGACCCATTGGACTGCGGCTCAGGGTGGGGGAAGAGAAGATTCAGGAAGGAACCCCCTGAGAAAGATCCTGGGAGCAAGACAGACATTGACaccaacagaaacaaaggaggtcCCTATGGttgggagggggtgggaaggggggCAGGGGGGgatagaaatgaaaaagaaagccacTGTGAGTTGAAAACCCTCTACAGACACATGAGAGAGAAGGCCACGGGACTAGCCAAGCCTTATGGATCCCTGGGAGGGCATAAGGAAAGAGCCTCACCCAGAAGGGCCTCTACCCCACCCACAACCAGACAGATCAGGGTGGTGGCTGGAAGGAGGGTCTGTCTGGGGGCTGGGAGTTTAAACATCTACCACAACCTTAAAGGAGGGAGGATGAACAAACTTCGACCTTTTCAGGGACCTGAAATTTCAAGTGGTCCCTAGCAAAGGCAAATGGAGGGAGCCTGTCACTTGAATCCTACGAACTCAAAAAGAATTGCACATCAGACCAAACAGAAGTCCCCACAAGCTGAAAGTCAAGACCCCAGGAGCCACTTCCCAAGCAGGTAAACCTAGCAAAAGATCCAAGGAACCAGAGGGGGGATTGCCATTTCCAGAGAGTGTGCCTCACCTACAGGAAGGTGCTGCAGCCAGGAGGGAGGCCTCTGTATGAGGCGATGCTACCCACAACAGTGAAGGATACACCATCAAAAGACCAGCACCTCCTAGAGGAGGACCAGGAACCATGGGCTGCTCCCCCAACTCCAGGACAGGGACTCTGGCCATCCATCCACCAGAGGTCCATGGTAACAACTAGGAGGGACCTCCCTAGAGGAGGACCCCAAGACAAGGATGGGCTCCCACAACTCCAAGACAGGGACACTAGGCATTCATCAAGGGACCAAAGAGGAACCTCCCTAGAGGATACCCCAAGTCAGGGGGTTTCCCCAACCCCAATACAGGGACCCCggctatccatccatccattcatcacaGGCTTATCCCAACTGCTAGGAAGGACCTTCCTAGAGCGGGCCTCTCTGGAGTGAACCGCTTCCGGGAAGGCCCGGAACGGGGGGTGTACTAGCCGCGTGCCCCGCACTCACCCAGCGCCAGGCCGCAGGCGGCACCCACGGCCGCCCGGAAGCGGTCCATCAGCGTGTCCTTCTTGCTGTCAGGCTCCCACATCACCTGGCACTCCATAATCTCCTCGCGCCCGAGCTTCGCCAGCTTGGACATGGTCGCGAAGTTGCGTGGCCGGGGTCAGCCGGGCCGGGACTGCGGGGACGGCGTAGAGCGTAAGGCGCCGAGCCGCTCGGCACAGGGCGGACGAACGACGGCGCGAGACTGAGCCAGCGCCCGCGCGGCCTGCGGGACACCCGACCTGGCCACGCCCCCACGCAGGCTTCGCCCCGCCTccagaaagccacacctcttGAAACCACGCCCTTCTCTGTAACCCTCCGCGGTGCCTGAGAATGGAGCGCTCGCTGCCAAAAAAAGCGCGCTGGCCTGCGCAGACGCGGTGAGCATGGTCCACGCCCTCACCTGTTGCAGAACTTGCTGGGTGTTTCCCTcgcgttcattcattcattcattcattcatttattcaagatTAAGTTGCTCCTTCTACAGTCACTTAGTTGCGGAGGTGTCTCAAGCAGAAAACGCTTGCAGACAGATGTCTGCGGAGGAGGAAGACCTCTAAAAACGCGTGTCAATGCACGCATCCCACAAGGATGTTGTAACCGGTATGTGGGGTATGTATTATAACAAAAGATGGAGCGAGTGAGACTCCAGGTCCATCCTCAGGACCGAAAATAAAAGCGTTAAACAGAGGACATTCTGGGGCAAGCCtgaaacccagcactctggagactgaggcaggaggatgacggTAAGTTCCACTTCAGCCTGGACCCCAAACACTTGGAAGGAAGACGCAGGAGGGTCTAGCCTGGGTTTCAAGGGCATCcttgctacagagtgagttcgaacCAGCCTGGGCAGCCTTAAtaaagccctatctcaaaacgaAAAAAGAGGGCTAAGGATGTGGCTCAGTCTGACTTCGCTCAGTAGCTTTAAGGTGACAGAAGGAGAACTTTGGGAAATCTTGCAGGTTTTCAAGTAGAGGGAGCCCCCAAGGCAGGAACACTGTGTCCTGTGGAGTGTCAGCGTCCAAAAAGGCCAGGTCTGGTCCCTTAGCTCTGGGGTAGAAGACAAGGTCATGAAGGAAATGGTGGTAGTTCTCGTTGGTCCTGGGGAGCATCAGAGGTGTTGACTTTGACTCTGGGTGGGATGAGGCCATCAGAAGTTTCCAAAAGACAGAAGGCATGCTGGGAGGGTTCTACTGTGGTGGGAACCTATTGGATGCTAATAGTCTTGGCAATCTATTTTGTGTTTTGCTACCTACAAGGTATCTAAAATACCCCAAAACAAGcgactttcctttcttcctttgtaatgTGTATGTTCTTGGAGGTAGGTGCTTgtgagtggaggccagaggtcaatcgTGGGTGtcattcctctttttcttttcttttcctttttttttttttttttttttttttttttttattttgagacagggcctgatTCTGTAGctttagctggcctggaattcactatagagaccaggcagaccttgaactcacagagatctgcctgcctctgtcttccaagtgctagggatTCAAAGTGTAGGACACTTTGCCTGGCTCCCACTTTATTagtggggaggggtgtttgtttgtttttgtttgttgtgtatgggtgctttgcctgcaaatgtctgtgtaccatgtgcttgtctggtgcccatggaggccagaggagggtgtcagatttcctgagactggagttatagatggttgtgagccaccatgggggtcTTAGGAATCAAACCccggtcttctggaagagcagccagtgctcttaaccactgagccgcctccccagactcttgcttttttttaaagacatgatcTCTCACCATCCCGGGACTCGCCAAGTAGGCTAGAGTGGCCAACcagtaagctccagggatccacctgtctctacctcccctctACAGTGCTGAGACGTGTGCCACACCACACCTGGATTTTTTCACGCAGGTTctggggagcaaactcaggttctcttgcCTGTACAGCAGACATTAGCCTGCTtagccaccttcccagccccagGGGTGATTTCTTATGGCTCTAGAACTGGGGTGTAAATAAAAGTCTAGATGCTTCCTCAGGTGtgggtcttcctgcttccccCAGTTGCGAGGAGGGAGAGGGCAAAAGAGAACCTGGGAcatgaagagaggaagaaagcaaagacagaagTAGACACCCACAGCCTCTTAGGAACTAGCACTTGTCTATGACCAAAACACCCTGAATGCACCTGATCTGATCTTGTCTGATCTTGGAAGTTAAGCAGGGTTGggcttggatgggagaccgcctgggaataccagTGCTGTATGTttaggggaaggaaaaaaaaaaaaaaaaaaaaaaaaaagaggggctggagagatggctcagcagttaagagcactgactcttcttccagaggtcctgagttcaattcccagcaaccacatggtggctcacaaccatctataatgagatctggtgccttcttctgaggTGCAGGtacacatacaggcagaatactgaagacgtaataaataaataaatcttaaaaaaaaaaaaaaaaaagaaccaccaaCACAAATCTGTTCACACAGGTAGAGCCCTCAGGACCTAAACACTGGGCCTCATCTCCTTGGTAAGCACTGGGAATTAGCAAGTATTCCAGGGGTGAAGGTAGATGATGTTACAAGAGATGATGATGCTTCTCAGATAGACAGCTGGCTCCAGGCTAAGGGCATGGAAAGAGGGCTGTTAAGGACACCCTACTGTAAGTTGGTTCTGTATTGTTCTGGTTTGCTGTgagaaaccaaaaacaacttgaggaggagagggtttatctggcttctacttctaggtcacagtccattactgagggaagacagggcaggaactcaagcaggaacagaggtaaaaaggggaaaaaagaaaaagaaaaacaagaaaaaagcctATCACTGGACTAcaccccatggtttgctcagcctgctttcttagacaaCCCAGGACTGTCTTCCCGGGGAtgggcactacccacagtgggctggaccctttTACATCAATCAGTAGTCAAGAAAGTCTCCCACAGACATACCGCAGGCCAACCTGGAGGCGGTTTTtcagttgagggtccctcttctAAGGAAAGTATAATTTGTGTCACTTTGACAATTAGAAACCAAATAGTATACAAGTTCTGAGACCTTTCTGTTTCATATTTATTATCCCAACTTGATCTCTTAGCAGTCCCATCAGCCTCACAGAGGCAGCTCTCGGCATCACTGGAGCCCTGCCAagtctctgcctccacagatctttttttttttttttaatgtatacaatattctgtctgtgtttatgtctacaggccagaagagggcaccagaccccattacagatggctgtgaaccaccatgtggttgctgggaattgaactcaggacctttggaagagcaggcaatgctcttaacctctgagccgtctctccagcccccactgtcagatcttttaaaagactttatgAGGGAGCGGGCGCGGGGGGGAGGGGCGCGGGGCCGGGGGCGGCGGGGGCGCCGGGGCCGGGCGGGGGCCGCGGGCTGGCGTTGACGCGGGCCCACCATCCTCAGGACGTGTTTCTCATGATCCGGCGCCACAAGACCACCATCTTCACGGACGCCAAGGAGTCGAGTACGGTGTTCGAGCTGAAGCGCATCGTTGAGGGCATCCTCAAGCGGCCGCCGGATGAGCAGCGGCTGTACAAGGATGACCAGCTCCTTGATGATGGAAAAACTCTGGGCGAGTGTGGCTTCACTAGCCAGACAGCACGGCCACAGGCCCCAGCCACAGTGGGCCTGGCCTTTCGAGCAGATGATGCCTTTGAAGCACTGCGCATTGAGCccttctccagccctccagaGCTTCCAGATGTGATGAAGCCACAGGATTCTGGAGGCAGTGCCAATGAACAAGCTGTGCAGTGAGGGCCCAGGCCCACCCCCACTCCTAAAGACCCATTCCCTCAATAAAGATGATTTggctgtccaaaaaaaaaaaaaaaaaagactttatgtgtatgtatctatctgtgtTTGCAAgtgccacatgtgtgtggaccagaagaagaaatcagatcccctggacctggagttccaGACGGTTGGGAGCTGCCAGATGTCactgctgagaaccaaactcaagtcctctggaagaacagcaagtgttcttagccactgagccatctctccagctctcacaCCAGCACGTGGTAACCAATTTCCATTTGCCCATCATGACAAGCACACAGAGATTCCAACTTTAGCCT
The Chionomys nivalis chromosome 3, mChiNiv1.1, whole genome shotgun sequence genome window above contains:
- the LOC130871509 gene encoding elongin-B-like, whose amino-acid sequence is SPAPTVRSFKRLYEGAGAGGRGAGPGAAGAPGPGGGRGLALTRAHHPQDVFLMIRRHKTTIFTDAKESSTVFELKRIVEGILKRPPDEQRLYKDDQLLDDGKTLGECGFTSQTARPQAPATVGLAFRADDAFEALRIEPFSSPPELPDVMKPQDSGGSANEQAVQ